The proteins below come from a single Vibrio natriegens NBRC 15636 = ATCC 14048 = DSM 759 genomic window:
- a CDS encoding DNA-3-methyladenine glycosylase I, which produces MTENNSCAWAMNHPLEREYHDAEWGIPVYDDKVLFEFITLEGAQAGLSWITILKKREGYREAFEHYDLDALEQHGEERAEYIVGNYDVVKHRGKINSVFSNAKAAKALIEEYGSLSEALWQFVDHNPVINQWQDMSEVPASTEQSKAMSKFLKKKGFKFVGETICYAFMQAVGMVDDHIVGCPCKTVQD; this is translated from the coding sequence ATGACAGAAAATAACAGTTGCGCCTGGGCGATGAACCACCCGCTGGAACGTGAGTATCATGATGCTGAGTGGGGAATACCCGTTTATGACGATAAAGTACTGTTTGAATTTATTACCCTTGAAGGTGCGCAAGCGGGGCTAAGCTGGATAACCATACTAAAGAAAAGAGAAGGCTACAGAGAAGCATTTGAACACTACGATTTGGATGCTTTGGAGCAGCATGGTGAAGAGCGGGCTGAATATATCGTAGGCAATTATGATGTCGTCAAACATCGCGGCAAGATCAATTCAGTGTTCAGTAACGCAAAAGCCGCTAAGGCGTTGATTGAAGAGTATGGAAGTTTGTCAGAGGCTTTGTGGCAGTTTGTCGACCATAATCCTGTGATCAATCAATGGCAGGATATGAGCGAAGTGCCCGCTTCTACCGAGCAATCAAAAGCGATGAGTAAATTCCTTAAGAAAAAAGGTTTTAAATTTGTCGGAGAAACCATCTGTTATGCGTTTATGCAAGCGGTCGGAATGGTCGATGACCATATCGTCGGATGTCCCTGTAAAACGGTGCAGGACTAA
- a CDS encoding cystathionine beta-lyase, with amino-acid sequence MSEGKKTKLITAGRDKKWTNGVVNPPVQRASTIVFDSVAEKNQAAINRANKTLFYGRRGTNTHFAFQDAMVEIEGGAGCALYPCGTAAISNTILSLVETGDHILMVDTCYEPTRDFCNVIMKKMGIETTYYDPMIGENIRDLIQPNTKVLFLESPGSITMEVQDVPTLARIAHEHDIIVVLDNTWAAGVNFSPFDHGVDISVQAATKYIVGHSDVMLGTAVASEKYWPQLREQSYLMGQCVSPDDVYLGLRGLRTLDVRLRQHAESSLKVAKWLETRPEVERVLHPALETSPGHEFFKRDFTGGNGLFSFVLKTSCPKATTALLDGMKHFSMGYSWGGYESLILANEPKSFNSLRTVSHPHFEGTLIRLHIGLEDVEDLIADLEAGLARYNALILEEEVSL; translated from the coding sequence ATGTCAGAGGGTAAAAAGACCAAGCTGATTACCGCAGGCCGCGATAAAAAGTGGACAAACGGTGTTGTTAACCCACCAGTTCAACGTGCTTCAACCATCGTATTTGACAGTGTTGCAGAGAAAAACCAAGCAGCAATTAACCGCGCAAACAAAACGCTGTTTTACGGACGTCGCGGTACTAACACACATTTCGCGTTTCAGGACGCGATGGTTGAAATTGAAGGCGGTGCGGGATGTGCTCTCTACCCTTGTGGAACAGCGGCTATTTCAAACACAATCCTGTCTCTAGTTGAGACTGGTGACCACATTCTTATGGTTGACACGTGTTACGAACCGACTCGTGATTTCTGTAACGTCATCATGAAAAAAATGGGGATTGAGACAACCTACTACGACCCAATGATCGGCGAGAACATTCGTGATTTAATTCAACCAAATACCAAAGTACTTTTCCTGGAGTCTCCGGGTTCAATTACCATGGAAGTACAAGATGTTCCGACCCTTGCTCGTATTGCTCATGAGCACGACATCATTGTGGTACTCGATAATACTTGGGCCGCTGGTGTTAACTTCTCTCCGTTTGACCATGGGGTTGATATTTCAGTGCAGGCTGCGACCAAGTACATCGTCGGTCACTCAGATGTTATGCTGGGCACGGCAGTCGCTTCAGAGAAATATTGGCCACAATTGAGAGAACAAAGCTACTTGATGGGACAGTGTGTTTCTCCTGACGATGTGTACCTTGGACTCCGCGGTCTACGCACTCTAGATGTTCGTCTTCGCCAGCACGCAGAAAGCAGCTTAAAAGTGGCTAAATGGTTAGAAACTCGCCCTGAAGTGGAGCGAGTGCTGCACCCTGCACTGGAAACGTCTCCAGGCCATGAATTTTTCAAACGCGATTTTACTGGCGGTAATGGTCTGTTCTCATTCGTACTCAAAACATCATGCCCTAAAGCAACAACAGCCTTGCTTGACGGTATGAAACACTTCAGTATGGGCTACTCCTGGGGTGGTTACGAGAGCTTGATTCTAGCTAATGAACCAAAGAGCTTTAACAGCTTACGCACAGTCTCGCACCCACATTTTGAAGGGACGTTAATCCGTCTTCACATTGGTTTGGAAGACGTCGAAGACTTGATCGCCGATCTGGAAGCAGGTTTGGCAAGATACAATGCCCTCATTCTCGAGGAAGAAGTTTCACTTTAG
- the cls gene encoding cardiolipin synthase, with amino-acid sequence MDKFYHFLTLAGIGLYWLLVAGVTIRVVLKRRAVSVSLAWLMIIYILPVLGVACYFLFGELNLGRKRAERAKEMFAPFAEWFSQLNDCHAHMPETMGRHIYRIDELCNNRLGLPALSGNTLSLQQKPDEILHSIIEDIENAQTSIRMVFYIWHPGGLADSVASALIRASKRGVNVKLLLDSAGSPRFFRSPWYRMMKDAGIEVIQALEVKMWRIFLRRLDLRQHRKIIVIDDEIAYTGSMNLVDPAYFKQSSGVGHWIDIMVRITGPTVNVLSAIHCWDWEVETGERQLPKRPECKIDSYQYQHPIQVVPSGPGMPEYLIYQVLTLAINQANRSVRITTPYFVPNTDLLETLKMTAQRGIEVELIIPHKNDSVMVQWASRAFYSELLAAGVKIYEFYGGLLHTKSVVIDDQFCLVGTVNMDMRSLWLNFEVTLAVDDEDFTKEMSSLQDSYIKQSYPVEKKVWDKRSLFSRFLERVFYLFNPLL; translated from the coding sequence ATGGATAAGTTTTATCATTTTCTTACTCTTGCTGGCATTGGACTGTATTGGTTATTGGTCGCTGGTGTCACCATTCGGGTAGTTTTAAAACGCCGTGCCGTAAGTGTTTCGTTAGCGTGGCTGATGATCATTTATATTCTTCCGGTTCTTGGTGTCGCGTGTTATTTCCTGTTTGGTGAACTTAATTTAGGCAGAAAGCGAGCTGAGCGCGCGAAAGAGATGTTCGCCCCCTTTGCAGAATGGTTCAGCCAACTTAATGATTGCCACGCGCACATGCCTGAAACGATGGGGCGTCATATCTATCGCATTGATGAACTGTGTAATAACCGTCTCGGGCTACCCGCTCTCAGTGGTAACACACTCTCATTGCAGCAGAAGCCAGACGAAATTTTGCACTCGATTATCGAAGATATCGAAAATGCACAAACCAGTATTCGGATGGTGTTCTACATTTGGCACCCCGGAGGTCTAGCCGATTCCGTCGCCTCAGCGCTTATCCGAGCATCCAAACGTGGAGTCAATGTAAAGCTGTTACTGGATTCTGCTGGCAGCCCACGCTTTTTCAGAAGCCCGTGGTACCGGATGATGAAAGATGCGGGCATTGAAGTGATACAAGCCTTGGAAGTAAAAATGTGGCGTATTTTCTTGCGCCGTTTAGATCTTCGCCAACACCGAAAGATCATTGTTATTGATGACGAGATCGCTTACACCGGCTCAATGAACCTCGTCGATCCGGCTTACTTTAAGCAAAGCAGTGGTGTCGGTCATTGGATTGACATTATGGTGCGAATTACTGGCCCAACGGTTAATGTGCTAAGCGCCATTCACTGCTGGGACTGGGAGGTCGAAACCGGCGAGCGTCAACTTCCTAAGCGACCGGAATGCAAAATCGATAGCTATCAGTACCAGCACCCGATACAAGTGGTACCGTCAGGTCCGGGCATGCCGGAGTATCTTATTTATCAGGTGTTAACGTTAGCCATTAACCAAGCCAATCGTTCGGTGAGAATCACGACTCCGTATTTCGTGCCTAACACCGATTTGCTTGAGACACTGAAGATGACCGCGCAACGAGGCATTGAGGTAGAACTTATCATCCCTCATAAGAATGACTCGGTAATGGTTCAGTGGGCTTCTCGCGCCTTCTATAGTGAGCTTCTTGCCGCGGGTGTGAAAATTTATGAGTTTTATGGCGGGTTGCTGCATACAAAATCTGTCGTTATTGACGACCAATTTTGTTTGGTCGGCACCGTAAACATGGACATGCGTAGCTTGTGGCTGAACTTTGAGGTGACGCTGGCAGTCGATGATGAAGACTTCACCAAAGAGATGTCATCTCTGCAAGACAGTTACATCAAACAGTCCTATCCGGTGGAAAAAAAGGTGTGGGATAAACGGAGCCTGTTCTCTCGCTTCTTAGAACGTGTGTTCTATCTGTTTAATCCTCTGCTTTAA
- a CDS encoding sodium-dependent transporter: MAAAGSAVGLGNIWKFPYTAGEGGGGAFVAIYLIFVIFIGFSVMLTEFAVGRKTGRAAVGAFKSTDRRWTFTGVMGVLSGLLIMGFYPVVGGWALAYIFKVGSGLLSTPDAIGDSFGAFISDPIQPLIWMALYLFMNIFIVMKGISGGIEKAGKVLMPLLFLILIVVSIKGLMLPGAMAGVEFLYMPDFSEVNSSVVLAALGQAFFSLSLGMGCMITYGSYLKKKENVVQTTGMITAMDTGVAILAGIAMFPAMFAFGIEPAAGPGLVFVVVPQLFAEMGGLIGFLFAIMFFVGLTAAALTSSVSLLEVVVSYLIDEKGMKRSKAVLSASSVMAILCVFASLSLGGMGPTLFGTGAFDIFDLLTDKIFMAVGGMLLCIFAGWRLKRDELEKEITNDGEVSFPLFGLWYNLVKYVIPVAIAIVAFMGIKSGFDSGKGEIMVLGIVTIGLAAIFSKKL; encoded by the coding sequence ATGGCTGCAGCGGGTTCCGCTGTCGGCTTAGGTAATATATGGAAATTTCCTTACACGGCGGGAGAGGGTGGCGGTGGCGCATTTGTTGCCATTTACCTAATCTTCGTCATCTTTATTGGCTTTAGCGTAATGCTAACCGAATTTGCCGTTGGTCGAAAAACAGGTCGAGCTGCTGTTGGTGCATTTAAATCAACCGATCGCCGCTGGACGTTTACAGGCGTAATGGGCGTACTGAGTGGCCTGCTAATCATGGGTTTCTACCCTGTTGTTGGCGGCTGGGCTCTGGCTTACATCTTTAAGGTGGGCTCGGGCTTGCTGAGTACTCCTGACGCTATCGGTGATAGCTTTGGAGCTTTTATCTCTGACCCTATCCAGCCTCTGATTTGGATGGCGCTTTACCTGTTCATGAATATCTTCATTGTTATGAAAGGTATTTCTGGCGGTATCGAGAAAGCAGGTAAAGTTCTGATGCCACTGCTATTCCTTATTTTGATCGTCGTATCAATAAAAGGTCTGATGCTACCAGGTGCAATGGCAGGCGTTGAGTTCTTGTACATGCCAGACTTCTCTGAAGTCAACAGCAGTGTGGTACTTGCTGCGCTCGGGCAGGCGTTCTTCTCACTAAGTTTGGGTATGGGTTGTATGATTACTTACGGCTCTTACCTGAAGAAGAAAGAAAACGTGGTTCAAACCACTGGCATGATTACAGCAATGGATACGGGCGTCGCAATTCTTGCGGGTATTGCAATGTTCCCGGCAATGTTTGCTTTCGGTATTGAGCCAGCAGCAGGCCCAGGTCTGGTGTTTGTTGTCGTTCCACAACTGTTCGCTGAAATGGGCGGTCTAATCGGCTTCCTGTTTGCGATTATGTTCTTTGTTGGTCTGACTGCGGCTGCATTAACGTCTTCGGTTTCACTGCTTGAAGTTGTGGTTTCTTACCTAATCGATGAAAAAGGTATGAAGCGTTCAAAAGCGGTGCTTTCAGCAAGCTCGGTAATGGCAATATTGTGTGTATTCGCTTCTTTGTCACTGGGCGGAATGGGTCCAACACTGTTTGGTACTGGTGCATTCGATATCTTCGACCTACTGACTGACAAAATCTTCATGGCTGTTGGTGGTATGTTGCTGTGTATCTTTGCTGGCTGGAGACTCAAGCGTGATGAGCTTGAGAAAGAAATCACGAATGATGGTGAAGTATCTTTCCCACTATTTGGGCTATGGTACAACCTAGTGAAGTACGTTATTCCAGTCGCGATTGCAATTGTTGCTTTCATGGGCATCAAATCAGGATTTGACAGTGGTAAAGGTGAAATCATGGTACTCGGTATCGTGACTATCGGCCTGGCAGCTATCTTCTCGAAGAAGCTGTAA
- a CDS encoding TIGR01621 family pseudouridine synthase, with protein MFDILHTHPDFLIINKHPNVSVHKDDGDTMLLQEVAKQSGDEQLYLIHRLDKMTSGILLLGRNAKAASVLSQAFANRQVEKFYLAIGLKKPKKKQGLVIGDMERSRRSSWKLVNSKHNPAITQFFSLAAEPGERLFLCKPHTGKTHQIRVALKSVGSGIVGDPIYNAGNEADRGYLHAFSLCFQYHDEQYRFVCDPRDYEALGSKWHSEIVSQGLDSWLSPWELNWPTIK; from the coding sequence ATGTTCGATATTCTACATACCCATCCAGATTTTCTGATCATCAACAAGCATCCCAACGTCTCCGTTCACAAAGACGATGGTGACACTATGCTGCTGCAAGAAGTGGCGAAGCAGAGTGGGGATGAGCAGCTATATCTCATCCATCGGTTGGATAAAATGACGTCGGGTATTCTGCTCCTCGGACGCAACGCCAAAGCCGCCAGCGTCTTGTCTCAAGCCTTTGCTAATCGACAAGTGGAAAAATTCTATCTGGCGATTGGCTTGAAAAAGCCGAAAAAGAAACAAGGTTTGGTGATTGGCGATATGGAACGTTCACGCCGTTCATCATGGAAGCTGGTAAACAGCAAGCATAATCCTGCGATAACACAGTTTTTCTCCCTTGCCGCAGAACCCGGGGAGCGCCTATTTTTGTGTAAGCCACACACTGGTAAAACGCACCAAATCCGCGTGGCATTAAAATCGGTTGGCTCAGGTATTGTTGGCGATCCAATTTATAATGCGGGTAACGAAGCTGATCGCGGTTATCTGCATGCCTTCTCACTTTGCTTCCAATATCATGATGAGCAATATCGCTTTGTCTGCGATCCGAGAGATTATGAAGCCCTTGGCAGCAAATGGCACAGTGAAATCGTCTCTCAAGGCTTGGATAGCTGGCTTTCCCCATGGGAACTGAACTGGCCTACGATCAAATAA
- a CDS encoding class I SAM-dependent methyltransferase → MQASQLSLFFQHLETELAQAPNEIRRLFHGRGRRFEGLEQITCDWLQGQLIINLFKEVDDAFLAELKSGLNALAESDLWASKQGRTMVLQHRYADGAPSEVLVGDLDARPVVEESGLKYQLDIGRNQNFGLFLDMRYGRDWVRENAKHKNVLNLFAYTCGFSVAAIAGGADKVVNVDMAKASLSKGRENHKLNGHNTNQVSFMGHDIFKSWGKIKKSGPYDMIIIDPPSFQKGSFALTKDYKKILRRLPDLLAEGGQVMACVNSPSVTSDFLIESMQEEAPQLTFRERLDNPPEFTDVDSEAALKVLLFS, encoded by the coding sequence ATGCAAGCATCACAACTTTCGCTGTTTTTTCAGCATCTGGAAACCGAGCTCGCGCAAGCTCCGAATGAAATTCGTCGACTGTTTCACGGCCGTGGCCGTCGTTTTGAAGGTCTAGAGCAAATCACTTGCGACTGGTTACAAGGTCAGTTGATCATTAACTTATTCAAAGAAGTCGACGACGCGTTTCTCGCTGAATTGAAAAGTGGCCTCAATGCGTTAGCTGAATCAGATCTGTGGGCAAGTAAACAAGGCCGTACAATGGTACTTCAGCACCGTTATGCCGATGGCGCACCTTCAGAAGTGCTTGTTGGGGACTTAGATGCTCGCCCCGTCGTTGAAGAAAGCGGTTTGAAATACCAGTTGGATATTGGCCGCAACCAAAACTTTGGTCTGTTTTTGGACATGCGTTACGGTCGCGATTGGGTACGCGAAAATGCCAAGCATAAAAACGTGCTTAACTTGTTTGCTTATACCTGTGGCTTTTCTGTCGCTGCCATTGCGGGTGGCGCAGATAAAGTCGTAAACGTAGACATGGCGAAAGCGTCGCTGTCTAAAGGGCGCGAGAACCATAAGCTAAATGGTCACAACACAAACCAAGTCAGCTTTATGGGGCATGACATCTTTAAGTCGTGGGGCAAAATTAAGAAATCTGGCCCGTACGATATGATCATCATTGACCCGCCTTCGTTCCAGAAAGGCAGCTTTGCACTGACCAAAGACTACAAAAAGATTCTGCGTCGATTGCCTGATTTGTTGGCAGAAGGCGGTCAAGTGATGGCGTGTGTGAACTCACCATCAGTGACCAGTGATTTCTTGATTGAAAGCATGCAAGAAGAAGCGCCACAACTGACGTTCCGCGAGCGTCTGGATAACCCGCCAGAGTTTACGGACGTGGACAGCGAAGCGGCATTGAAAGTGTTGCTATTCAGCTAA